In Musa acuminata AAA Group cultivar baxijiao chromosome BXJ2-3, Cavendish_Baxijiao_AAA, whole genome shotgun sequence, the following proteins share a genomic window:
- the LOC135606815 gene encoding F-box protein SKIP14-like produces the protein MALNFPSCSIFSTRCIHTDGESSRLRCERSPLVSRWETDSGLADVEVAYDPLDLLPEDPFGMGLGDLFGWTLLYSSETQFCHHGWMEGCDGWVNESSTEFSVHEAQSGNLESGSDAGQSSNCNHSEAFSSEDVGMPHDGLFFCLAYMDVQSLLSMGGVCRSLRLAVQRDNLLWRCMHINSPLSEKITDDILLRLTLQAREYLQCLSMSSCSKITDDGLKLVLDNCPRLKKLSVPGCVRLSLDGIINNLKAFQSRGMPGIEHLKLGGFFIISPQQYGELKMLLGVDQRQQGQTRNPRFYHIHRLSPACYDDCILDIEMCPVCHRYKLVYDCPSESCQEKGPNHCRACDVCIGRCVQCGKCVKDCTYVETFFLEYLCSDCWKPPPVHRDTDGVKWPLVLHDTDEVK, from the exons ATGGCGTTGAATTTCCCATCTTGTTCTATATTTTCTACTCGATGTATTCATACCGATGGTGAGTCCTCTCGATTGAGATGTGAGAGGAGCCCTCTTGTCTCTCGTTGGGAGACTGATAGTGGGTTGGCCGATGTCGAAGTCGCGTACGATCCGCTTGATCTGCTACCGGAGGACCCATTCGGGATGGGGCTCGGTGACTTGTTTGGGTGGACTTTGTTGTACTCATCTGAAACCCAGTTTTGCCATCATGGTTGGATGGAAGGATGTGATGGCTGGGTCAATGAGAGCTCGACAGAATTTTCTGTTCATGAGGCTCAATCTGGAAACTTGGAATCTGGTTCGGATGCCGGACAATCTTCAAACTGCAATCATTCAGAAGCCTTCTCCAGCGAAGATGTTGGCATGCCACATGACGGCCTGTTCTTCTGTCTTGCGTATATGGATGTTCAGAGTCTCCTCTCGATGGGAGGGGTCTGCAGGTCCTTGCGGTTGGCTGTTCAGAGGGATAATCTTTTGTGGAGGTGTATGCATATTAATTCTCCTTTGAGTGAGAAGATAACAGATGATATTCTGCTGAGGCTAACACTGCAAGCACGAGAGTATCTACAGTGCTTGAGCATGTCAAGTTGTTCAAAAATCACAGATGATGGCCTGAAGCTGGTGTTGGACAATTGTCCTCGGCTGAAGAAG TTAAGTGTTCCCGGATGTGTGAGACTAAGTCTTGATGGCATCATAAACAACTTAAAAGCATTCCAATCCCGTGGTATGCCAGGAATAGAGCACCTCAAGCTTGGTGGGTTTTTCATTATATCGCCGCAACAATATGGAGAGCTGAAGATGTTGCTAGGTGTGGACCAACGTCAGCAAGGCCAAACTCGGAACCCGCGGTTCTACCACATCCATCGCCTATCTCCTGCTTGCTATGATGACTGCATCCTTGATATTGAAATGTGTCCGGTGTGTCACAGATACAAGCTTGTTTATGACTGCCCATCAGAGAGTTGTCAAGAGAAGGGTCCTAATCATTGCAGAGCTTGTGACGTTTGCATCGGCAGGTGTGTTCAATGTGGGAAATGCGTTAAAGATTGCACATATGTTGAGACATTTTTCCTCGAATACCTCTGTTCTGATTGTTGGAAGCCGCCACCGGTTCACCGTGACACCGATGGAGTGAAGTGGCCACTGGTTCTCCATGACACCGATGAAGTGAAGTGA